The Pseudoalteromonas sp. UG3-2 genome contains a region encoding:
- a CDS encoding cyanophycinase, which produces MNIVFFVKALLAFALLFSSVSAYSQTLYLIGGALKTCSSMAPRNCTPNAQFPDIAKTHANFIVTKKAMKEIAALWPSNSQKRFNRTMRLLRRIPKDKIFTRSQLIKAINQHDSELYHQWSNREYYFIFDMLELPLMVNGKRVAELVLTKYNSEPASSDIIQQIATQVAKTPSQSLYLLTASSRDPYESADFYQGLFKAYGIKAQWLPLTPALAQAVSNQDCENLDHYRTSINQVFNRDYVYPDLTTKEYNLCMAGVEGVKKALQSVDAVMLNGGDQSLTRQVFYHNQSDAELPWTDMVRNKAVLIGTSAGTAVQSGGENQYGRVPMITNGSSIEALLQGAKNAPAPAANCDQHGGCEDLSADTLTYHDQGGLGSFNHGILDTHFSERGRTFRLAVLTQHSKQKFGFGVDETTALVVDTRKQQMQVIGKAGVVVTKVLGQNQFSYSFYPGGSEFTMAQLIEQQHQTEAQANDTRRTEVVENLVEEERMRATAQRLCDNGNLQVIASSDDLPRITIGRSAKTTCIKQPSGQYVVKDMQISW; this is translated from the coding sequence ATGAACATTGTCTTTTTTGTAAAAGCGTTACTGGCTTTTGCATTGCTTTTTTCTAGCGTAAGTGCCTACTCTCAAACGCTTTATCTTATTGGTGGTGCCCTTAAAACCTGCTCCAGTATGGCGCCAAGAAACTGCACTCCCAATGCCCAATTTCCTGATATAGCCAAAACGCATGCAAACTTTATTGTGACTAAAAAAGCAATGAAAGAGATTGCCGCGCTGTGGCCAAGCAACTCACAAAAGCGCTTTAATCGCACCATGCGATTGCTAAGACGTATCCCCAAAGACAAAATATTTACCCGCTCGCAATTAATTAAAGCCATTAATCAGCATGACAGTGAGCTCTATCATCAATGGTCAAATCGAGAATATTATTTTATCTTCGATATGCTCGAGTTACCCTTGATGGTAAATGGCAAACGAGTGGCTGAGTTGGTGTTAACCAAATACAATAGTGAGCCTGCCAGCAGTGATATTATTCAACAAATCGCCACTCAAGTAGCAAAAACCCCAAGCCAATCACTCTATTTACTCACCGCCTCTTCTCGTGATCCTTACGAATCGGCGGATTTCTATCAGGGCTTATTTAAGGCCTATGGTATCAAAGCGCAATGGCTGCCCCTGACGCCAGCGTTGGCACAGGCGGTTAGTAATCAAGATTGTGAGAACCTAGATCACTATCGCACCAGTATTAACCAAGTGTTTAACCGTGATTACGTCTACCCTGACCTCACCACCAAAGAATATAACCTTTGTATGGCGGGCGTTGAAGGCGTAAAAAAAGCACTGCAAAGCGTGGATGCTGTGATGCTAAATGGCGGCGATCAATCACTGACGCGACAAGTTTTTTACCACAATCAAAGCGATGCTGAATTGCCTTGGACCGACATGGTGCGAAATAAAGCGGTACTTATTGGTACCAGTGCAGGCACTGCGGTGCAATCGGGTGGTGAAAACCAATACGGCCGTGTGCCTATGATCACCAATGGCAGCAGTATTGAAGCGTTGTTGCAGGGCGCTAAAAATGCCCCAGCCCCAGCCGCTAATTGCGATCAACATGGTGGCTGTGAGGACTTAAGCGCTGATACTCTAACGTATCATGACCAAGGTGGGCTTGGCAGCTTTAACCACGGCATATTGGACACCCATTTTAGTGAGCGCGGCAGAACCTTTCGTTTGGCTGTGCTAACGCAACACAGCAAGCAAAAGTTTGGTTTTGGCGTAGATGAAACCACAGCCTTAGTGGTTGATACACGCAAGCAACAGATGCAGGTAATTGGCAAAGCTGGAGTGGTGGTGACTAAAGTTTTGGGACAAAACCAGTTTAGTTACTCTTTTTACCCTGGAGGGAGCGAGTTCACCATGGCGCAATTAATTGAGCAGCAGCATCAAACTGAGGCTCAAGCCAATGACACTCGCCGAACTGAGGTGGTGGAAAACTTGGTGGAAGAAGAGCGCATGCGAGCGACAGCACAAAGGTTGTGTGACAATGGCAACCTACAGGTAATAGCAAGCAGTGACGACTTGCCTCGCATTACCATTGGGCGCTCAGCTAAAACAACATGTATTAAACAACCAAGTGGCCAGTATGTTGTCAAAGATATGCAAATTAGCTGGTAA
- a CDS encoding M23 family metallopeptidase, giving the protein MKKITALLALVLLSLNACAKPEVDGTACPSQQESPYLLPYEVGSAWDIYATTEHYRSANNGVGTYAIDFIMPIGTKVVAARDGEVVSIQASYKDGNNEDLKENYVFIKHSDGTVARYFHLTYNGVLVKPGEQVKAGEVIALSGNTGQSGGPHLHFDVQQCGPNLPPNYNQLPCGQTLPVTFSNTREHQCGLKTGEKYTAL; this is encoded by the coding sequence ATGAAAAAAATAACTGCTTTGTTAGCGTTAGTGCTGCTTTCTTTAAACGCTTGTGCAAAACCTGAAGTAGACGGCACGGCTTGCCCGTCACAACAAGAATCGCCTTATCTTTTACCCTATGAAGTGGGCTCAGCATGGGATATTTATGCCACCACTGAGCATTATCGCAGTGCTAATAATGGCGTCGGCACCTATGCCATCGACTTTATTATGCCCATTGGTACCAAAGTAGTTGCAGCCAGAGATGGTGAAGTGGTCAGCATTCAAGCAAGTTATAAAGATGGCAATAATGAAGACCTTAAAGAAAATTACGTCTTTATTAAGCACAGCGATGGCACCGTTGCCAGATACTTTCACCTCACTTATAACGGCGTGCTAGTAAAACCAGGCGAGCAAGTAAAGGCGGGAGAAGTCATTGCGCTGAGTGGCAATACCGGACAAAGCGGTGGCCCGCACTTGCATTTTGATGTGCAGCAATGTGGTCCTAACTTACCGCCAAACTATAACCAATTACCTTGTGGTCAAACGCTACCAGTTACTTTTTCTAATACCCGAGAGCATCAATGTGGACTCAAAACTGGGGAAAAGTACACCGCGCTTTAG
- a CDS encoding TonB-dependent receptor, with the protein MYNKLSLAISAAIAATSLSAYAESETTSDVQTVERIEVTGSRIKGVDLEGTQPVTILSAEDIDRSGASSIYELLQDIPQLQGGAGTFSTSESGSTSTSTPAGQAAASLRGMGPSATLTLINGRRVAPSSFAAGTQNFVDVNSIPLAAIERVEILATGASAIYGADAVAGVINYILKKDYQGAELEVSYGNSLEQSDEGKKQVNFIWGTEIDGGNLTLFADYYDRNQFNASDRDYLAEPSLVNGYSYLPKLENTPNIYYYSSRDGNELPAPGCQTELVTTEYGEQICAYYGNQDDVLRAPFESMSAGFMVNKAFGELTWESEFFFSKTKSTAYSTPAPINQIDDGEGPYVKEDALFIFDDANGNNPLLDALYIDPFTTVLGKEQWGFAFDARFNDPRTVEVESQNMRFVSSLAGFIGDWDWESGIMLSESKSDQVATAGIYNRYKFHAALAGELCSDGTIATNQAGEISCGSGTLQPFYNPFLVGDSQNDATLALTQEMPTREGKSRVYSWDLTFTGELMTIADISIQSSFGVEARREELSDIPSDLAVADASNDYLVDVFGFGSSIAEADRTQYGAFAELYVPLTEQVEMQLAGRYDHFDDFGSTFNPKVGISYRPNDSMMLRAGWSTSFRAPSLTQAGVKLRTTTSTFDCGANQAVADLYCEGDGTLVTVNSLELGNNALNAEESESLSLGFAWSPSRDTTLTLDYWQFEYTDVIDTNMTAVLARAINDESLRHCGLVPNGAMGISYDQDVCSVTDAQGRFIDQAGADLSQILTNYVNEFDPRSQSLQLYRDHVIQLENTGTQDIAGLDIKFDQRFRFEHGDLLMRFDATHYLEYDRNKPGSDQIESLIGSFRYPENVGRLSFTYDAEKYYVSIGANYTDSYEDDIEGLRGREIDELISLGEIDDSEQRQVDSWTVVDLSAGYEISESLMIRASINNLFDKAPPRIYGSSRGFDSINHDAFGTTYTLGVTYQF; encoded by the coding sequence ATGTACAACAAGTTATCCCTAGCAATTTCCGCTGCCATTGCAGCGACCAGTCTCAGTGCTTACGCTGAAAGTGAAACAACATCCGATGTGCAAACGGTGGAACGTATCGAGGTCACCGGTTCACGCATAAAAGGGGTGGATTTAGAGGGCACCCAGCCCGTTACCATTTTAAGTGCCGAAGACATCGACCGCTCTGGCGCCTCATCCATTTACGAATTACTGCAAGATATTCCCCAACTCCAAGGCGGCGCAGGTACTTTTTCCACCAGTGAAAGTGGCAGTACCTCAACCTCTACACCGGCAGGTCAAGCAGCCGCCAGCTTACGCGGTATGGGCCCATCGGCAACGTTAACCTTGATAAACGGTCGTCGTGTTGCCCCCAGCTCCTTTGCCGCCGGCACACAAAACTTTGTCGACGTAAACTCAATTCCATTAGCGGCCATTGAACGGGTTGAAATTCTGGCCACTGGCGCTTCGGCGATTTATGGGGCTGATGCTGTCGCCGGGGTTATTAACTATATCCTCAAAAAAGACTACCAAGGTGCAGAGCTAGAAGTCAGCTATGGCAATAGCCTAGAGCAAAGCGATGAAGGCAAAAAACAAGTCAACTTTATCTGGGGCACGGAAATCGACGGCGGCAACCTCACTTTGTTTGCCGATTACTACGACCGCAACCAGTTTAATGCCAGCGATCGTGACTACCTTGCAGAGCCCAGTTTAGTGAACGGCTACTCCTATTTACCAAAACTGGAAAACACCCCAAATATCTATTATTACAGCAGCCGCGATGGTAATGAGCTGCCCGCACCTGGATGCCAAACTGAACTGGTTACCACCGAATATGGCGAGCAGATCTGTGCCTATTATGGCAACCAAGATGACGTGTTACGGGCGCCATTTGAAAGTATGTCTGCGGGCTTTATGGTAAACAAAGCCTTTGGTGAACTAACCTGGGAAAGTGAGTTTTTCTTCAGCAAAACCAAATCCACAGCCTACTCAACGCCTGCACCAATTAATCAAATTGATGATGGTGAAGGGCCGTACGTGAAAGAGGATGCCCTTTTCATTTTTGACGATGCCAATGGCAATAACCCCTTGCTCGACGCTTTGTATATTGACCCCTTTACTACTGTGCTTGGCAAAGAGCAGTGGGGCTTTGCCTTTGATGCCCGCTTTAATGATCCGCGTACCGTTGAAGTGGAGTCGCAAAATATGCGCTTTGTTTCCAGCCTAGCTGGTTTTATTGGCGATTGGGATTGGGAGTCTGGCATTATGTTGTCTGAGTCAAAGTCCGATCAGGTAGCCACTGCTGGTATTTATAACCGCTACAAATTCCACGCAGCGCTCGCTGGTGAGTTGTGTAGCGACGGTACCATTGCCACTAATCAGGCAGGTGAAATAAGTTGTGGTTCAGGTACATTGCAACCTTTTTATAATCCATTTTTAGTCGGTGACAGCCAAAACGACGCAACCCTTGCCTTAACGCAAGAGATGCCTACCCGTGAAGGCAAAAGTCGCGTGTACAGTTGGGATCTGACCTTCACTGGTGAGTTAATGACCATTGCCGATATCAGCATTCAATCTTCTTTTGGCGTAGAAGCTCGCCGTGAGGAGTTATCGGATATTCCTTCTGATTTAGCGGTGGCCGACGCCAGTAATGACTATTTAGTTGATGTGTTTGGCTTTGGTTCGAGTATCGCAGAGGCAGATCGCACTCAATACGGCGCCTTTGCCGAATTGTACGTGCCGCTCACCGAGCAAGTTGAAATGCAACTAGCTGGTCGCTATGACCATTTTGATGACTTTGGCTCTACCTTTAATCCTAAAGTGGGAATTAGCTACCGCCCCAACGACTCAATGATGTTACGGGCTGGTTGGTCAACTTCATTTAGAGCACCGTCACTTACTCAGGCTGGGGTAAAACTCAGAACCACCACATCAACATTCGATTGTGGAGCCAACCAAGCAGTGGCCGATCTCTATTGTGAAGGCGACGGCACCTTAGTGACAGTCAACTCATTAGAACTTGGCAATAATGCCCTAAACGCCGAAGAGTCAGAGTCATTATCGCTGGGCTTTGCTTGGAGTCCAAGCCGCGATACTACCTTAACTCTCGACTACTGGCAGTTTGAGTATACCGACGTTATTGATACCAATATGACCGCCGTGTTGGCACGCGCTATCAACGACGAAAGTTTGCGTCATTGTGGCTTAGTCCCGAATGGTGCTATGGGCATTTCGTACGACCAAGATGTGTGTAGCGTTACCGACGCTCAAGGCCGTTTTATTGATCAAGCAGGCGCCGATCTCAGTCAAATTCTAACCAACTACGTTAACGAGTTTGATCCCCGCTCACAAAGCCTACAACTGTATCGTGATCACGTCATTCAGTTAGAAAACACTGGTACACAAGACATTGCTGGCTTGGATATTAAATTTGATCAGCGTTTCCGCTTCGAACATGGCGACTTACTGATGCGCTTTGATGCCACCCACTATCTCGAGTACGACCGTAATAAGCCAGGCTCAGATCAAATCGAGTCGCTGATTGGCAGCTTCAGATACCCAGAAAATGTCGGTCGCTTGTCGTTTACCTATGACGCTGAAAAATATTACGTTTCTATTGGCGCCAACTATACTGACAGCTACGAAGACGATATTGAAGGGCTGCGCGGCCGTGAAATCGATGAGCTAATCTCGCTCGGCGAAATCGATGACAGTGAGCAGCGCCAAGTGGATAGCTGGACCGTGGTTGACTTAAGCGCAGGCTATGAAATCTCTGAGAGCTTGATGATCCGTGCCAGTATCAACAACTTGTTTGATAAAGCACCACCGCGTATCTATGGTTCGTCACGGGGCTTTGATTCCATCAACCACGATGCTTTTGGCACCACTTACACCCTTGGTGTGACTTACCAGTTTTAA
- a CDS encoding zinc dependent phospholipase C family protein, with protein MPGAFAHITAANIATENNALLTMDMPIEAKRILSTQQKYVELGCVSPDYPYLAVAQSQQNKWADYMHYERSGEIIKAAVTYCQTLEGIAQEKCFAWLCGYMSHVAADITIHPVVELKVGTYKHNQTAHRNCEMHQDSFIWARLNLGEIGHADRVNLNIGSCTNSDGTFDRDIQGIWQHVLALVHTDYASHVAPDFEAWHNGFQLVVDNVEESYRLFPLARHVAADCGLFYPRPDEINQDYITHLTTPDTPMHYDEVFDKAVDNIRYYITIIANAVFENKSCMEIRNWNLDTGKDELGHLTAW; from the coding sequence ATGCCAGGTGCATTTGCCCATATAACGGCCGCAAATATAGCGACGGAGAACAATGCGTTGCTTACGATGGATATGCCTATTGAGGCTAAACGTATTCTTAGCACTCAACAAAAATATGTGGAACTTGGCTGTGTTTCACCAGATTACCCTTATTTGGCTGTCGCTCAATCGCAGCAAAATAAATGGGCTGACTACATGCATTACGAGCGCTCTGGAGAGATAATTAAAGCGGCTGTAACATATTGCCAAACACTCGAGGGGATAGCGCAAGAAAAGTGCTTTGCTTGGCTTTGTGGTTATATGTCTCACGTTGCAGCTGACATCACCATTCACCCCGTTGTGGAATTAAAAGTTGGCACTTATAAGCATAACCAAACAGCTCATCGCAATTGTGAAATGCATCAAGATTCGTTTATTTGGGCAAGACTAAATTTAGGTGAAATTGGTCATGCCGATAGAGTAAATCTTAATATCGGTTCATGCACGAACTCAGACGGCACTTTTGATCGCGATATTCAAGGTATTTGGCAGCATGTGTTAGCACTTGTACACACTGATTATGCAAGTCATGTAGCGCCAGACTTTGAGGCATGGCACAATGGCTTCCAGCTTGTTGTCGACAATGTCGAAGAAAGTTACCGGCTTTTCCCTCTCGCCCGGCATGTGGCTGCTGATTGTGGCCTTTTTTACCCTCGACCGGATGAAATAAACCAAGACTACATCACACACTTAACTACCCCCGATACTCCAATGCATTATGATGAAGTTTTCGATAAGGCAGTTGATAACATTAGATACTACATAACTATTATCGCTAATGCTGTGTTCGAAAATAAATCGTGCATGGAAATCCGCAACTGGAATTTAGATACCGGTAAGGATGAGTTGGGTCACTTAACCGCATGGTAG
- a CDS encoding tyrosine-type recombinase/integrase has product MATIRQLKSGNWNVQIRQQGVKLSKTFPTREEAVRFVETGSSSLSFHEVCDRYIEFMGESVRYRVNGLKKYFENPPKLADIEAFKRQRMKTVKSSTARLDLQMLSRIVKYGIKHLELDWEYPFKDFKYPPECQPRDRVVTTDELKLLLKDLPPLVASAAELSYETAMRRGEIVKIQKHHIELHQKRLYVPEAKNGYSRYVPLNNNAERVLMDRMAVCGKQQALYPVTAESLSKAFRRSCKRLGIQGLSFHSMRHSAITKYARRGLSINQLKVISGHRSTEMLERYTHLGVNDVINLMN; this is encoded by the coding sequence ATGGCAACTATCCGTCAACTTAAATCAGGCAATTGGAACGTTCAGATTCGTCAGCAGGGCGTTAAGCTATCTAAAACATTTCCAACCAGAGAAGAAGCTGTTCGATTTGTCGAGACAGGCTCAAGTTCACTGTCCTTTCACGAAGTCTGTGACAGGTACATTGAGTTCATGGGAGAGTCTGTTCGATACCGTGTGAATGGCTTGAAAAAATACTTTGAGAATCCACCGAAACTAGCAGACATCGAAGCGTTCAAGCGTCAACGGATGAAAACGGTTAAGAGCAGTACAGCACGACTCGACCTACAAATGCTCTCTCGTATCGTTAAATACGGCATCAAACACCTAGAGCTAGACTGGGAGTATCCGTTTAAGGACTTTAAGTATCCACCTGAATGTCAGCCCAGAGACCGTGTAGTAACAACAGACGAGCTAAAGCTCTTGCTTAAAGACTTACCGCCTCTGGTTGCCTCAGCCGCTGAGCTTTCTTACGAGACAGCCATGAGGCGAGGGGAGATCGTAAAGATTCAAAAGCATCATATAGAGCTTCACCAAAAGCGATTATACGTGCCAGAAGCAAAGAACGGTTACTCTCGTTATGTACCGTTGAACAACAACGCTGAGCGTGTGCTGATGGATAGAATGGCTGTCTGTGGTAAACAACAAGCGTTGTACCCTGTGACCGCTGAGAGCCTGTCGAAAGCTTTCAGACGCTCATGTAAGCGCTTAGGCATACAAGGACTGTCGTTTCATAGCATGAGGCATTCAGCAATTACCAAGTATGCTAGACGAGGGCTATCCATTAACCAGTTAAAAGTTATATCAGGGCATAGGTCAACAGAGATGCTCGAACGCTACACTCACCTAGGCGTAAACGATGTCATTAACCTGATGAACTGA